One segment of Castanea sativa cultivar Marrone di Chiusa Pesio chromosome 3, ASM4071231v1 DNA contains the following:
- the LOC142628986 gene encoding 17,18-epoxy-17-hydroxycur-19-ene N-malonyltransferase-like: MQPEIMSRGTIKPSSPTPPHLRTHSFSLFDQRSPELYVPIVYFYPKCCSDTSSQLKNSLSKTLSFYYPFAGRVTQRVSIDCNDEGVVFLEARIKCMLSEILENPKAETTNLLFPDDLQWKDSKLRSLVAVQISYFDCGGMAIGVCLSHKVGDAATMASFINDWATMTRNPDGKLSPEFNLASMFPQGDLPILPEAVTKEGNSFSKRFVFDASKIAALKAIVGDKVKNPTRVEVVTALIYKCAISASRSSSGSTKPTLLLQTINMRKRVEPPLPENTMGNLASLFAVSTMEGESDIELHGLVGQMKESMANFCDTYAKKFRGEEWLSTIKENLKESRKLFIGGNQVVYTSSSWCNFPLYEADFGWGKPIWVTVARCAINGAILLMDTSGNGVEVFVTLEEQDMAVFERDAELLEFASSNPSALDSDLKPTSVN; encoded by the coding sequence CCCGCCTCACCTCAGAACTCACAGCTTCTCTTTGTTTGATCAGCGCTCTCCTGAACTTTATGTTCCAATTGTTTATTTCTACCCAAAGTGTTGCTCTGATACATCAAGTCAGCTTAAGAATTCCCTATCTAAAACTCTTTCTTTTTACTACCCATTTGCCGGTAGAGTTACACAGAGAGTTTCTATTGATTGTAACGATGAAGGAGTGGTGTTTTTAGAAGCTCGAATCAAATGTATGCTATCTGAAATCCTCGAGAATCCAAAAGCTGAGACAACAAACCTGTTATTTCCAGATGATTTGCAGTGGAAAGATTCAAAGTTGAGAAGCTTAGTGGCTGTTCAGATAAGCTACTTTGACTGTGGAGGTATGGCCATTGGTGTGTGCTTGTCACACAAGGTTGGAGACGCAGCCACAATGGCCTCGTTCATCAATGATTGGGCCACTATGACTCGTAACCCAGATGGAAAATTGTCTCCTGAGTTCAACTTGGCTTCTATGTTCCCACAAGGTGACCTACCAATTCTACCAGAAGCTGTCACTAAAGAAGGAAACAGTTTCTCCAAAAGGTTCGTATTTGATGCCTCTAAGATAGCTGCCCTCAAGGCCATAGTTGGTGACAAAGTGAAAAATCCCACACGTGTTGAAGTTGTGACTGCACTTATTTATAAATGTGCAATTTCTGCATCTAGATCAAGTTCTGGTTCCACAAAACCAACCCTTTTACTCCAAACAATTAACATGCGTAAAAGGGTGGAACCACCTTTGCCAGAAAATACTATGGGAAATTTGGCTTCCCTTTTTGCAGTATCAACAATGGAGGGGGAGAGTGATATAGAGTTGCATGGTTTGGTTGGTCAAATGAAAGAAAGCATGGCAAATTTTTGCGACACTTATGCGAAAAAGTTTAGGGGGGAAGAATGGTTGTCAACCATAAAAGAGAATTTGAAAGAGTCAAGAAAATTATTCATTGGTGGTAATCAAGTTGTATATACAAGTAGCAGTTGGTGTAATTTCCCATTATATGAAGCGGATTTTGGGTGGGGAAAGCCAATATGGGTGACTGTTGCTAGGTGTGCGATCAATGGTGCCATCCTTTTGATGGATACAAGTGGGAATGGGGTTGAAGTATTTGTCACTTTGGAAGAGCAAGACATGGCTGTATTTGAGCGTGATGCAGAGCTTCTTGAATTTGCTTCTTCTAATCCGAGTGCTTTGGACTCTGATTTGAAGCCTACTTCAGTTAATTGA